A stretch of the Psychroserpens sp. Hel_I_66 genome encodes the following:
- a CDS encoding nuclear transport factor 2 family protein → MKTLKSTLFAAIILLLVLPMQINAQDNEPKITLDFENAKTAHQVLRDYTKALQNGDVDKMNAQLHEKAMIYGLGGALDSLNITQHKDYFKQSTDQYTHSITSDLYLPVKVENNWNEGEWLLSWGTNTVTDKKTKKEMIIPYHSASLIENGKIVFMRYYYDMLNIATSQGFTLAPPKQ, encoded by the coding sequence ATGAAAACTTTAAAAAGCACGCTATTTGCAGCAATCATTTTGCTGCTAGTATTACCAATGCAAATCAATGCTCAAGATAATGAGCCCAAAATCACTTTAGATTTTGAAAATGCTAAAACCGCCCATCAGGTCTTACGGGATTATACAAAAGCATTACAAAATGGAGATGTAGATAAAATGAATGCCCAATTGCACGAAAAGGCTATGATATACGGTCTTGGTGGAGCATTAGACTCTTTAAATATTACACAACACAAAGATTACTTCAAACAAAGTACAGATCAATACACACACTCCATTACTTCCGATTTATATTTACCAGTAAAGGTTGAAAATAACTGGAACGAAGGCGAATGGCTCCTATCTTGGGGAACAAATACTGTTACCGATAAAAAGACCAAAAAAGAAATGATAATACCTTATCACAGCGCATCTTTAATTGAAAATGGGAAAATTGTATTTATGCGTTATTACTATGATATGCTAAATATTGCTACCTCACAAGGTTTTACATTAGCACCACCAAAACAGTAA
- a CDS encoding RsmD family RNA methyltransferase — MRIISGLYKGRRITAPKKLPVRPTTDMAKESLFNILNNQYYFDDISVLDLFSGTGNISYEFASRGTEQITAVDENFGCIKFINETAESFEMQISAIKSDVFKYLERSQQQHTIIFADPPYEFPTEEFAKIPQLVFQNKLLETDGVLIVEHSKHTDLSHLEHYSNSRNYGGNMFSFFK; from the coding sequence ATGCGAATTATATCTGGATTATATAAAGGAAGACGAATTACTGCTCCAAAAAAATTACCTGTGAGACCTACAACCGATATGGCAAAGGAGTCTCTTTTCAATATTTTGAATAATCAATATTACTTTGATGATATTTCGGTATTGGACCTTTTTTCTGGAACAGGAAATATAAGCTATGAGTTCGCTTCTCGCGGAACAGAACAAATAACAGCAGTTGATGAAAATTTTGGATGCATTAAATTTATCAACGAAACTGCCGAAAGTTTCGAAATGCAAATTTCAGCAATAAAAAGCGATGTTTTTAAATACCTCGAGCGTTCACAGCAGCAACATACGATTATCTTTGCAGATCCTCCTTATGAATTTCCTACGGAAGAATTTGCTAAAATTCCGCAGTTAGTATTTCAGAATAAATTATTGGAAACCGATGGAGTCTTAATCGTAGAACATTCAAAACACACCGATTTATCTCATCTTGAACACTACTCCAACTCGAGAAATTATGGAGGCAATATGTTTAGCTTTTTCAAGTAA
- a CDS encoding DUF3822 family protein yields the protein MKQNSIKALSIQIRLSGLSFCILNRTNNSIEIIEHIDLDKKATPYELLNELKLLIESKSEFNQEFDSVLCIYQNELSCLVPKELFDENNMADYLKFNAKILKTDFINYDNLPVNDSVNIYVPLININNYIFETFGSFDYKHASTILIESLLQRTYEDATSKVFINVNTTTFEIVVIKNKELEFYNTFDYTTKEDFIYYILFTIEQLKLNPEIVKTYLMGQINEDDQFFKILYRYIRFVEFLKSDHRYATTNNQDHNNFVLINSFS from the coding sequence TTGAAACAAAATAGTATTAAAGCATTGTCCATTCAAATTCGTTTGAGTGGACTTTCTTTTTGTATTCTAAACCGCACCAATAACTCTATCGAAATTATTGAACATATCGATTTGGACAAAAAAGCAACTCCCTACGAATTACTCAATGAATTAAAGCTGTTAATAGAATCTAAATCTGAATTTAATCAAGAATTTGATTCTGTGCTTTGTATCTATCAAAATGAGCTGTCTTGCCTTGTTCCGAAGGAATTATTTGATGAAAATAATATGGCAGATTATTTAAAGTTCAACGCTAAGATTTTGAAGACAGATTTCATAAATTATGATAATTTGCCAGTTAATGACAGCGTAAATATTTATGTGCCCTTAATCAACATCAATAATTATATTTTTGAAACCTTTGGAAGTTTTGATTATAAACACGCATCAACAATTTTAATAGAAAGCTTATTACAAAGAACTTACGAAGATGCAACAAGTAAAGTGTTTATCAACGTAAATACTACCACTTTTGAGATAGTGGTTATTAAAAATAAAGAATTAGAATTTTACAATACATTTGATTATACAACGAAAGAAGATTTTATCTACTATATATTATTTACTATCGAGCAATTAAAATTAAATCCTGAAATTGTAAAAACTTATCTTATGGGTCAAATTAATGAAGACGACCAATTTTTTAAAATTCTCTATAGATATATAAGGTTTGTAGAATTTTTGAAATCAGATCACAGATATGCAACTACAAACAATCAAGATCATAATAATTTTGTACTCATAAACAGTTTTAGCTAA
- a CDS encoding ATP-dependent RecD-like DNA helicase has product MIPSNFYKLLITKFPFTPTLKQKIALEQLSNFVFDEAPNTLYLLKGFAGTGKTSIIGTLVSNLWETKKSAVLLAPTGRAAKVISNYSKKEAFTIHKKIYFPKKDKGGGVKFVLQPNKHRNTIFIVDEASMIPDTSSDSKSFDSSSLLDDLMSYVYSGHKCKLLLIGDKAQLPPVKSDLSPALNSGNLELSFNKNVISIELDEVVRQDQESGILSNATRMREVIENEFFESFKFNLHGFDDIVRLIDGHEVMDAINDSYSENGHEDTAIIVRSNKRANLYNQQIRNRILFNENELTVGDFLMVVKNNYFWIKPTTEAGFIANGDIIQVLEIFSIITLYGFRFAEVKIQMVDYPKMQPFETVLLLDTIEAETPSLTYEDSNRLYQEVQKDYEDETSNYKKFLKIKGNKHFNALQVKFSYAITCHKSQGGQWNTIFVEQPYLPNGVDKDYMRWLYTAATRAKEKLYLIGFKDEFFEE; this is encoded by the coding sequence ATGATTCCATCAAATTTTTATAAACTACTAATTACCAAGTTTCCTTTCACACCAACACTCAAACAAAAAATTGCTTTAGAGCAATTGTCAAATTTTGTTTTTGATGAGGCGCCTAACACATTATACTTATTAAAGGGTTTTGCAGGTACAGGTAAAACCAGTATTATTGGTACATTGGTTTCTAATCTCTGGGAAACTAAAAAGAGTGCAGTTTTATTAGCTCCAACGGGTAGAGCAGCAAAGGTAATTTCTAATTATTCTAAAAAGGAAGCTTTTACGATTCACAAGAAAATCTATTTTCCGAAGAAAGATAAAGGAGGAGGCGTAAAATTTGTGTTACAGCCCAATAAGCATCGTAATACCATATTTATTGTCGATGAAGCTTCAATGATCCCAGATACATCTTCAGATTCTAAAAGTTTTGACAGCTCGTCCTTATTAGATGATCTAATGAGCTATGTGTACTCTGGTCATAAATGTAAATTGTTGCTCATTGGAGATAAAGCGCAGCTGCCTCCCGTAAAATCAGATTTGTCACCAGCTTTAAACTCGGGGAATTTAGAGTTGAGTTTCAATAAAAATGTAATTAGCATCGAGTTGGATGAAGTGGTAAGACAAGATCAAGAATCTGGTATTTTAAGTAATGCAACCCGAATGAGGGAAGTAATCGAAAACGAGTTTTTTGAGTCTTTTAAATTCAATCTTCATGGTTTTGATGATATCGTTAGGCTTATAGATGGTCATGAGGTGATGGACGCCATAAACGATTCTTACAGTGAAAACGGTCACGAAGATACTGCCATAATAGTAAGAAGTAACAAACGTGCTAATTTGTATAACCAGCAAATTAGAAACCGTATTCTTTTTAATGAAAACGAACTTACAGTTGGTGATTTTTTAATGGTGGTCAAGAATAACTATTTTTGGATCAAGCCCACAACCGAAGCTGGTTTTATCGCAAATGGTGATATCATTCAGGTTTTGGAAATTTTCTCGATCATTACACTTTACGGTTTCAGGTTTGCAGAGGTGAAAATCCAAATGGTAGATTATCCAAAAATGCAACCTTTTGAAACCGTATTGCTTTTGGACACTATTGAGGCCGAAACACCTTCACTCACCTATGAGGATAGTAATCGCCTATATCAAGAAGTCCAAAAGGATTATGAAGACGAAACGTCCAATTATAAAAAATTCTTAAAGATTAAGGGCAACAAACATTTTAATGCCTTGCAGGTCAAGTTTTCTTATGCGATCACATGTCACAAATCTCAGGGTGGACAGTGGAATACCATTTTTGTGGAGCAACCCTATTTGCCAAATGGAGTCGATAAGGATTACATGAGATGGCTCTACACTGCTGCAACGAGAGCAAAAGAAAAATTGTATCTTATTGGCTTTAAGGATGAGTTTTTTGAGGAATAA
- a CDS encoding DUF4126 domain-containing protein, with translation MTTETIISIFLGIGLSASVGFRVFVPLFALSLAAYFNLWELNESWQWIGSLTAVVTLGVATVVEIFGYYIPYIDNLLDTVAIPLATIAGTAVMVSTVADLSPAITWALAIIAGGGTAAAVAGSSGITRLASTSATGGLANPVVTTLETGSSLVMSVISLFIPVLAFIFVLILLYVIFRVYKKIKRSKT, from the coding sequence ATGACTACAGAAACCATAATTAGTATTTTTTTAGGAATTGGTTTATCCGCATCAGTAGGATTTCGAGTATTTGTCCCTTTATTCGCATTAAGTCTTGCAGCCTATTTTAATTTATGGGAACTCAATGAGTCTTGGCAATGGATAGGAAGTTTAACCGCAGTCGTAACTTTAGGCGTTGCAACAGTTGTTGAAATATTTGGTTATTACATACCTTATATAGACAACCTGCTGGACACAGTAGCAATCCCTTTGGCAACCATTGCAGGAACAGCGGTTATGGTATCTACGGTTGCCGATTTAAGTCCAGCTATAACTTGGGCGTTGGCAATCATTGCAGGTGGAGGTACAGCAGCTGCTGTTGCGGGAAGTTCTGGAATAACGAGATTAGCATCAACCTCTGCGACTGGCGGACTGGCAAATCCTGTGGTTACTACCCTAGAAACAGGAAGTTCTTTAGTGATGTCTGTCATATCCTTATTTATCCCAGTGCTCGCCTTCATTTTTGTACTTATACTTTTATATGTCATTTTTAGAGTTTATAAAAAGATTAAGAGAAGTAAGACCTAA
- the kdsB gene encoding 3-deoxy-manno-octulosonate cytidylyltransferase, whose translation MKIISMIPARYSASRFPAKLMQDLEGKTVILRTYEATVATQLFDDVYVVTDSDIIFNEITSNGGKAIMSKKEHQSGSDRIAEAVEDLDVDIVVNVQGDEPFTERESLEKVLKAFQDDHNKEIDLASLMVEIHDWDEINNPNTVKVIVDQNNFALYFSRSPIPFPRDKEAGARYFKHKGIYAFRKQALLDFYKLPMQFIEATEKIECIRYLEYGKKIKMVETTIEGVEIDTPEDLERAKKLWK comes from the coding sequence ATGAAGATAATATCAATGATTCCTGCACGATACAGTGCATCTCGTTTCCCAGCTAAACTTATGCAAGATTTAGAAGGTAAGACGGTAATTTTAAGAACTTATGAAGCAACGGTGGCAACACAATTATTTGATGATGTTTATGTGGTGACCGATAGTGATATTATATTTAATGAGATTACCTCAAATGGAGGAAAAGCCATTATGAGCAAAAAAGAACACCAGTCTGGCAGTGACCGTATTGCAGAAGCTGTTGAGGATTTGGATGTTGATATTGTGGTTAATGTACAAGGAGACGAGCCTTTCACAGAACGCGAAAGTTTAGAAAAAGTGCTCAAAGCATTTCAGGATGATCATAATAAAGAGATTGATTTAGCATCTCTTATGGTAGAAATACATGATTGGGATGAAATCAATAATCCAAATACCGTAAAAGTAATTGTAGATCAAAATAACTTTGCGCTTTATTTTTCTAGAAGTCCAATTCCTTTTCCAAGAGATAAAGAAGCTGGTGCTCGCTATTTTAAGCATAAAGGTATTTATGCCTTTAGAAAACAAGCCTTATTGGATTTTTATAAACTCCCAATGCAATTTATTGAAGCGACCGAAAAAATTGAATGCATCAGATATCTTGAATATGGCAAGAAAATAAAAATGGTAGAAACGACAATTGAAGGGGTAGAAATTGATACTCCCGAAGATTTAGAACGCGCAAAAAAACTTTGGAAATAA
- a CDS encoding HAD family hydrolase produces MSHNYQHIKVIGFDADDTLWVNETYFREAELEFAKLMAPYETANKIDQELFKAEIKNLPLYGYGIKGFVLSMVELAVEISNNQVSNKTITKILNIGKYMLDAPVELLDGIEDVLKFLSPNYKLIVLTKGDLLDQERKLEKSNLNSYFHHIEVMSDKQEANYTKVLQHLDIKPSEFLMIGNSLKSDILPLVNIGAKAIHIPFHTTWLHEQVTEQETKNKAYKTITSLSELNKILN; encoded by the coding sequence TTGAGCCATAACTACCAACATATTAAAGTCATCGGTTTTGATGCAGATGATACACTTTGGGTAAATGAAACCTATTTTAGGGAAGCAGAATTAGAATTCGCCAAATTAATGGCACCTTACGAAACTGCAAATAAAATAGATCAAGAATTATTTAAGGCTGAAATTAAAAATCTCCCGTTATATGGCTACGGAATTAAAGGATTTGTCCTTTCAATGGTAGAGCTAGCAGTAGAAATCTCAAATAATCAAGTATCAAACAAGACCATTACTAAAATTTTGAACATTGGGAAGTATATGCTAGACGCACCGGTAGAATTACTCGATGGTATTGAAGATGTCTTGAAGTTTTTATCACCAAATTATAAGTTAATAGTATTGACAAAAGGTGACTTATTAGATCAAGAACGAAAGCTGGAAAAATCTAATTTGAACTCTTATTTTCACCACATTGAAGTCATGAGTGATAAGCAAGAAGCCAACTATACTAAGGTATTGCAACATTTAGATATAAAACCTTCAGAGTTTTTGATGATAGGTAATTCTCTAAAGTCAGATATCTTGCCATTAGTGAATATTGGAGCAAAAGCCATTCACATTCCGTTTCACACCACTTGGTTGCATGAGCAAGTGACAGAACAAGAGACAAAAAATAAAGCATACAAAACGATAACGAGTTTGTCAGAATTAAATAAGATATTAAACTAG
- a CDS encoding CatA-like O-acetyltransferase produces the protein MEVIDINNWKRKQHYHHFKTLKDPYFAVTIPYDVTKAYQFSKVKKVSFFGKYLHDCMKAINEIDEFKLRIDGDEVIKYDMINASATLMRSNKTFGFSYIEFDSNLEQFLSHIISEKNRIESTGALYPLRNDLQCIHCSAMPWVNFTGHKEPVSGKMDSIPKLAFSKVLKNKEEQLMMNVSINVNHALLDGYHIGLFSEKFQHYLNN, from the coding sequence GTGGAAGTTATCGACATAAATAATTGGAAGCGAAAGCAGCATTACCATCATTTTAAGACATTAAAAGATCCTTACTTTGCGGTAACAATTCCTTATGATGTTACTAAAGCTTATCAATTTTCAAAAGTAAAAAAGGTTTCTTTCTTCGGAAAATACCTCCACGATTGCATGAAAGCAATTAATGAAATTGACGAATTTAAGCTTAGAATAGATGGAGATGAAGTAATTAAATACGACATGATCAACGCATCTGCCACTTTAATGCGATCAAACAAAACCTTTGGGTTTTCGTATATAGAATTTGACTCTAATTTAGAACAGTTTTTGAGTCATATCATTTCAGAAAAAAACAGAATAGAATCTACGGGAGCATTGTATCCATTGCGTAATGATTTGCAATGTATTCATTGTTCTGCAATGCCTTGGGTGAATTTTACAGGTCATAAAGAACCGGTTTCTGGAAAAATGGATTCAATTCCTAAACTAGCATTTAGTAAAGTTTTAAAAAATAAAGAAGAACAATTAATGATGAATGTATCTATAAATGTCAATCACGCATTGTTAGATGGTTATCACATAGGATTGTTCTCTGAAAAATTTCAACATTATTTAAATAATTAA
- a CDS encoding iron-containing alcohol dehydrogenase family protein → MNYKNYPMVSRVVFGRGSFNQLGDIIAPKRLNRKAPFIFLVDDVFKGNPLITSRISLSYDDQLIFVSANEEPKTSQVDEMVEQIILTHKDRPSGIIGIGGGTVMDLAKAVAIMINNEGEAKDYQGWDLVKNPAIYHVGIPTISGTGAEVSRTTILTGPERKLGINSDFTPFDQVILDPELTQDVPKDQWFYTGMDCFVHCIESLKGTYLNAFSQSYGEKSLQLCKEIFLEDSLSVEEAQDKLMMASWHGGMSIAYSQVGVAHAMSYGLGYLLGVKHGIGNCIVFEHLEEYYPEGVAMYKAMRKKHNISIPQGICSHLHDDEFDIMIDVALSLTPLWENAIGKNWEKTITREKLKSLYQKM, encoded by the coding sequence ATGAATTATAAAAATTATCCAATGGTGTCCAGAGTTGTTTTTGGACGAGGTAGCTTTAATCAATTAGGAGACATTATTGCTCCAAAGCGATTAAACCGTAAAGCACCATTTATATTTTTAGTGGATGACGTTTTTAAGGGTAATCCTTTAATTACTTCTCGAATTTCATTATCGTATGATGATCAACTAATATTCGTATCTGCGAACGAAGAACCAAAGACATCTCAAGTTGATGAAATGGTTGAGCAAATTATTTTAACGCATAAAGATAGACCATCGGGAATTATTGGTATTGGAGGAGGTACCGTAATGGACCTTGCCAAAGCAGTTGCCATCATGATCAATAATGAAGGTGAAGCAAAAGACTATCAAGGATGGGATTTGGTGAAAAATCCTGCAATATATCACGTTGGCATACCTACAATATCTGGCACAGGAGCAGAAGTTTCCAGAACAACGATATTAACCGGACCAGAAAGAAAACTCGGTATCAATAGTGACTTCACACCGTTTGATCAAGTAATTTTAGATCCAGAATTAACACAAGACGTACCAAAAGACCAGTGGTTTTACACAGGTATGGATTGTTTTGTACACTGTATTGAATCATTAAAAGGCACATACCTAAATGCATTTAGTCAAAGTTATGGCGAAAAATCACTGCAACTCTGTAAGGAAATTTTTTTAGAAGACTCTCTATCTGTTGAAGAGGCACAAGATAAATTAATGATGGCATCCTGGCATGGTGGGATGAGTATTGCCTACTCTCAAGTTGGCGTAGCACACGCTATGAGCTATGGTTTGGGATATTTACTTGGCGTCAAGCATGGTATTGGAAACTGCATAGTTTTTGAACATCTTGAAGAGTATTACCCAGAAGGTGTTGCCATGTACAAAGCCATGAGAAAAAAACATAACATCAGTATTCCACAAGGTATCTGTTCACATTTACATGATGATGAATTTGACATCATGATAGACGTTGCATTGAGTTTAACTCCCCTTTGGGAAAATGCCATTGGTAAAAATTGGGAAAAAACAATTACCAGAGAGAAGCTAAAATCATTATACCAAAAAATGTAA